The genomic interval ATTAAACGTTTATACGTAAGACCTTAAAGACATCACAGCTACAAAATATCAAATATTTGTTTTTATTGATTTATATTTTCATCCGCTTTAAAAGAAGCCAAAATATAGACGTTAGCACTTAAAGCCTAAAATACGTATAGCCGTCTATTGACAGAATTTTCATATAAATTTACTATTTTATAGCCGTTATGTATTATCGGCTTTTCGGCTTGTATACGTTTATTCACAAAGGAGTTTACTATGAAGTCTATTTCAATTGATTCGGGTTCCTCATATCTTAAGCTTTATACAATTCTAGATGGCAAGGAAATTGAATTTTCTGAAGCCTCCCTTATTGAAGAAGTACCAGAGCATTCACAACTTAAAAGTAAGATAAATGTAGATGGAAAATGGTACGTAGCTGGTCGCATAGCTGAATTACAGAAAACAAATTTCCAAGAAAATCCTGAACTCGGAGAATTCCACGGTAGTTTAAAGCAATCCATACAATGGATGCATGCCTTTGAAAGCAAAGGTCTCACTGGTGATTACGAAACTTTGATACTCTCGTTGCCTTACGATGAATTTGCTAAATCAGACCTTAGAAAGTCTCTAAAATCAAAAACAAGGTATGAATGGTTAAATGCAAAAAATGAGCATAGATCTATCACTTTTAAATCAATCGAAATTGTCCCCCAAGGAGTCGGTGCCCTTGAATTATATAAAAAAGAAAGAGGTAATGACTTACCAGAGTCATTAACTCTCGTGGACATTGGAAGCTGTACAACCGACGTTGTTTCTGTCATCTGGGATGATGTTGATGAAGCATATATCTATAAAGAAAAAGGATGCACTTCAATTAAAGACATTTCAACCTCTGTCTTTATCAGAAAACTCAGCGATAAAATCAATGAAAAAAGATCTCTGAAAATCCGTATTGGATACCATGAACTTGCAAAAGCTATTAATAAACAACGTTTCGAACTGCAAATTGGCAGTGAAAAAATTGAGTTCAAAGAGCATTACGAAAACCTTCGTAAAGAATTTACAGAATCCCTTGCTGAGAAATTAAAAAATTTATTAGGCGATGCTTGGCGCTCTACACAAAATACAATCCTTACTGGTGGAGGAGAAAACTTCATACTTCCGTGGGATTGCGAAAGAAGAACTGCTAGGATGGACATATTTGCGAATGTCAAAGGCCAATTTATGATGGTATAGGATTGGAACAAATATGAAAATTGATTTAAGATTTACACTCGACACTGAAAATGAAGAACAAAGAAAAGCACTGAGTTTTTATAACTCTTTGCGCCGCAAAAACAGAGTAGATGTCTTTGTTGAATTAACTCGAAAATTTTGGGATAAAGAGATTATTGATGGCGGAGAAAGTATCCTCGTAAATCAAGATAAAGAATTGAATAATATTCCAAAATCTCCCACACAAAAACTACCTGCTTCTAATAA from Fluviispira vulneris carries:
- a CDS encoding ParM/StbA family protein, encoding MKSISIDSGSSYLKLYTILDGKEIEFSEASLIEEVPEHSQLKSKINVDGKWYVAGRIAELQKTNFQENPELGEFHGSLKQSIQWMHAFESKGLTGDYETLILSLPYDEFAKSDLRKSLKSKTRYEWLNAKNEHRSITFKSIEIVPQGVGALELYKKERGNDLPESLTLVDIGSCTTDVVSVIWDDVDEAYIYKEKGCTSIKDISTSVFIRKLSDKINEKRSLKIRIGYHELAKAINKQRFELQIGSEKIEFKEHYENLRKEFTESLAEKLKNLLGDAWRSTQNTILTGGGENFILPWDCERRTARMDIFANVKGQFMMV